One window of bacterium genomic DNA carries:
- a CDS encoding DUF1735 domain-containing protein: MKRILLVFFVSFFFVQSASAGGLSTTFGEVLVEDLRIGEAYSMEKEAKVPLIITNTSNQEVKLKIEVLTPQESELKESFEAIPDIGWVELSQNEFVIGSGQSIKTDVIISIPDDEKYLDKKYQVFIWSYTVGRSIGLGLKSKLLFSTRKAETESR, from the coding sequence ATGAAAAGAATTCTTTTAGTATTTTTCGTTAGTTTTTTCTTTGTCCAGTCTGCTTCTGCAGGAGGATTGAGCACTACCTTTGGCGAGGTTTTGGTTGAAGATTTACGTATAGGTGAAGCTTATTCAATGGAGAAAGAGGCAAAGGTACCTTTGATCATTACCAATACAAGTAATCAAGAGGTAAAATTGAAAATAGAAGTTTTAACTCCTCAAGAAAGTGAATTAAAAGAAAGTTTTGAGGCCATTCCTGATATTGGCTGGGTAGAGCTTAGTCAGAACGAATTTGTGATTGGATCAGGCCAATCGATAAAAACAGATGTAATTATATCCATTCCTGATGATGAGAAATATCTGGATAAAAAATATCAGGTTTTTATCTGGTCATATACTGTTGGAAGGTCAATAGGATTAGGATTGAAAAGCAAACTATTATTCAGTACTAGGAAAGCAGAAACAGAATCCAGATAA
- a CDS encoding LamG domain-containing protein — MMRKFSIAAISLSLICLLSGLCYADVSDTILLRVTVMDDNNPLEIYTASGYEAAFIKESGNIAYIRDSYTGQDICEGNDYNLWQVFSYAIDRMVIDDNNNGDTSRNSFGYREVLGHRTSLMQVSYSLNAEEARGGNGYCIQLEYESTSDYDAQFARYTHYFGDGISHVELSGQDFISFWIKGDTAEDSGPFSLTLWSGAYASVYMGDYLPEGRITTEWQQVHIPLNAFFAPGYSFPENMDSWANFSFEIRGNEVGIGSGTYFIDDLEFSYGSYPDAWKWWVGSWEFANLGGYDFILEKVDPDRWLFHYRLTDPTPSDFIDIEFRFYDYYFDVVFYVLNNCSYEEEIIHGVRFPMDIGFTSDNIDQVILPIVDGVAIQGDWFGKGENASFKYQGGVSSDFVGIEDKYESRLAIYTLEPDPLEHHPAELTLDGEHQYNPLSDFHHIFFTHIDVGESWQSPVVRFRVGSTIQEALTDYSLENGFSSLPTLEEKCNDYNPYLFERLSKSPLLKIDMLGAGQESYQYVYGTLLPLLPEPSIAHLVTYWEGGFDNNYPDYVMPGQSPNPSFGTEEDFIDIFTEHDSTQQIMPYTNPTWWDYNSEIYGINGDDLIAKNLSGYGVMEKYNSSAGFVTSPYQIDVQNRILENIDYFSDVYPSNLLFQDQLAARGFFHDIHPSAPDFLSYGQGWIENAVYYATEIPLYTEDCFDRLVSPEVGFCGTYLKNCHPNLNVDRGKVDMWVQPNWGSSDTNPHTFWYAHKETYNKNSIYIQYWPPFIEFVIYDAGGTLHRVGYTATHQAGDWLHVEARWYCSNTDEDEYCFMSISENGSVRDDSSTLWDSWAYDFGSLMTIGNNGDGGQPADAIIDDLRIYETELGEGRPIFYCSFEDTLEDEGGTLPSDSYGVTFVDCGPLREGRGVFVDSQTQLRYSTNDRGFFKPYPVAMLLYHDKVAFYQHNLHNTNMSKNKYSLSYNAVFGINHSLNVWSYYDEYGQKNEDFSAPLRIADGFQKSFLSRVFGQEMEEFEYVSGENKKVILTSFGEGEDAITVIGNFNPDNTYNYPSFPEISIAPEGFLAVGEYESLVAGIFNGVFNGESLSSGDHYLVIERKILESTPIIEIAQLYGESTELSIDISDWDGDLVGLDAITEEGSIIPTSFSVDGDIVNFYYENVINNEDVLLYRLR, encoded by the coding sequence ATGATGAGAAAATTTTCCATTGCTGCAATATCCTTAAGCTTAATATGTCTACTTAGCGGTTTATGCTATGCTGATGTCTCTGACACAATCTTACTTAGAGTTACAGTTATGGACGATAATAATCCTCTGGAAATTTATACTGCAAGTGGATATGAGGCGGCCTTTATAAAAGAGAGCGGAAATATTGCGTATATCAGGGATTCATATACAGGGCAGGACATTTGCGAGGGGAATGATTATAACCTATGGCAGGTCTTTTCATATGCTATTGACAGGATGGTAATAGACGACAATAATAACGGAGATACTTCGAGAAATAGCTTTGGGTATAGAGAAGTTTTAGGACACAGAACATCTCTGATGCAAGTTTCTTATTCTCTCAATGCCGAGGAGGCACGAGGAGGAAATGGTTATTGCATTCAACTTGAGTATGAGAGTACGAGTGATTATGACGCCCAATTTGCACGCTATACCCACTATTTTGGGGATGGCATTTCCCATGTCGAATTGAGCGGGCAAGATTTCATATCTTTCTGGATTAAAGGGGATACGGCAGAAGATTCAGGGCCTTTTTCGCTTACGCTTTGGTCCGGGGCCTATGCCAGCGTTTATATGGGAGATTATTTGCCTGAGGGTAGAATAACGACTGAATGGCAACAGGTTCACATTCCTTTAAATGCCTTCTTTGCCCCGGGTTATTCTTTCCCTGAAAATATGGATAGTTGGGCTAATTTCAGCTTTGAAATACGCGGGAATGAAGTGGGTATTGGTAGCGGGACTTATTTTATTGACGATTTAGAATTTAGCTATGGTAGTTATCCCGATGCTTGGAAATGGTGGGTGGGTAGCTGGGAATTTGCCAATCTCGGAGGATATGATTTTATTCTAGAGAAGGTTGATCCTGACAGATGGTTATTTCATTATAGATTGACTGATCCTACTCCAAGTGATTTCATAGATATAGAATTTAGATTCTACGATTATTATTTCGATGTGGTATTTTATGTCTTGAACAACTGCTCGTATGAAGAAGAGATTATTCATGGAGTGCGTTTTCCAATGGATATAGGCTTTACATCAGATAATATTGATCAAGTGATACTTCCGATAGTAGATGGAGTAGCTATCCAGGGTGATTGGTTTGGGAAGGGTGAGAATGCATCGTTTAAATATCAAGGTGGAGTTTCGTCAGATTTTGTAGGTATAGAGGATAAATACGAAAGCAGGCTTGCTATCTATACATTAGAACCTGATCCATTAGAACATCACCCCGCTGAATTGACACTTGATGGTGAACATCAGTATAATCCACTTAGTGATTTCCATCATATCTTTTTTACCCATATAGATGTTGGAGAAAGCTGGCAGAGTCCTGTAGTAAGATTTAGAGTGGGTTCTACTATCCAGGAAGCACTTACGGATTATTCTCTTGAAAATGGTTTTAGCAGTCTTCCGACATTAGAGGAGAAATGTAATGATTATAATCCTTATCTTTTTGAACGTCTCTCAAAAAGTCCTTTACTGAAGATAGATATGTTAGGTGCAGGACAGGAGAGCTATCAATATGTCTATGGGACCTTGCTTCCATTATTGCCTGAGCCTAGTATCGCACACCTAGTTACTTACTGGGAAGGGGGCTTTGACAATAATTATCCAGACTATGTAATGCCTGGCCAGAGCCCTAATCCGTCATTTGGAACTGAGGAAGATTTCATCGACATTTTTACGGAGCACGATTCGACCCAGCAGATTATGCCATATACAAATCCGACATGGTGGGATTATAACTCAGAGATCTATGGAATAAATGGAGATGACCTCATTGCCAAAAATCTATCTGGGTACGGTGTAATGGAAAAATATAATAGTAGCGCAGGATTTGTCACTTCTCCTTATCAGATCGATGTACAGAATCGGATTCTTGAAAATATAGATTATTTTAGCGACGTATATCCGAGTAATCTCCTTTTCCAAGATCAACTTGCTGCCCGTGGTTTTTTTCATGATATACACCCTTCAGCACCTGATTTCTTATCATATGGTCAGGGATGGATTGAAAACGCAGTTTATTATGCAACCGAGATCCCTCTTTATACTGAAGACTGTTTTGATAGATTAGTTTCCCCTGAGGTTGGTTTTTGTGGTACATATCTTAAGAATTGTCATCCAAATCTGAATGTCGATAGGGGCAAGGTTGATATGTGGGTTCAGCCAAACTGGGGGTCTAGTGATACTAATCCTCACACTTTTTGGTATGCCCACAAAGAGACCTATAATAAGAATTCGATCTATATCCAATATTGGCCTCCATTTATTGAATTTGTTATCTATGATGCAGGAGGGACACTTCATAGGGTAGGGTACACTGCGACACATCAAGCAGGAGATTGGCTGCATGTGGAGGCCCGGTGGTATTGTTCAAATACGGATGAGGACGAATATTGTTTCATGAGCATTTCAGAGAATGGGAGCGTAAGAGACGATTCCTCTACTTTATGGGATAGCTGGGCATATGACTTTGGTTCACTTATGACGATTGGGAACAATGGTGACGGAGGTCAACCTGCCGATGCAATTATTGATGACTTGAGAATCTATGAAACTGAATTAGGTGAAGGCCGGCCTATTTTTTACTGTTCTTTTGAAGATACCTTAGAAGATGAAGGAGGCACTCTTCCGTCAGATTCCTATGGCGTGACATTTGTAGACTGTGGACCTTTACGAGAGGGGAGAGGGGTTTTCGTTGATAGTCAAACACAATTGAGGTATTCTACAAATGATAGGGGATTTTTTAAGCCATACCCTGTTGCTATGCTTTTGTATCATGATAAAGTAGCTTTCTATCAACATAATCTTCACAATACGAATATGAGTAAGAATAAGTATAGCTTAAGTTACAATGCAGTTTTTGGAATCAATCATAGCTTAAATGTTTGGAGTTATTATGATGAATATGGCCAGAAGAATGAAGATTTTTCCGCTCCGCTTCGGATTGCTGATGGTTTTCAGAAGTCTTTTCTCTCAAGGGTATTTGGTCAGGAGATGGAAGAATTTGAATATGTCTCTGGTGAAAATAAAAAGGTAATCCTAACAAGCTTTGGCGAAGGTGAAGATGCTATTACTGTAATTGGGAATTTTAATCCTGATAATACCTATAACTATCCTTCATTTCCAGAGATATCCATTGCTCCTGAGGGTTTCTTAGCAGTAGGTGAGTACGAAAGTCTTGTTGCAGGTATCTTTAATGGGGTATTCAACGGAGAATCTCTTTCTTCAGGGGATCACTATCTGGTTATAGAGAGGAAAATTTTAGAATCCACACCTATTATCGAAATTGCCCAACTCTACGGAGAATCAACAGAATTATCTATAGATATTAGTGATTGGGATGGAGATCTCGTGGGGTTAGATGCAATAACCGAAGAAGGTAGTATAATACCGACTTCTTTTAGTGTTGACGGCGATATAGTAAACTTTTACTATGAGAATGTTATAAATAATGAGGATGTTTTGCTTTATCGTTTGAGATAA